The Terriglobales bacterium genomic interval CCGTCGTGCTCCATCATCATCACCCGGATGGGGTTCTGCACCGTGCCGAAGCACGACGGCCCGCAGCCTTTGCCCGCCGACATCTGCTTCACGTAAGGGAACAGGATCTGCTCTTCCTTCATCAGGTGCGCGGCCAGCTCGTTGGCCAGCTCGGAGAACGCCACCTGCACCTGCTCCAGCTCCGGGTGGTTCTTGGCGTGGACCCCGACGACCTTGGCGATCAGCGCCTGCAGCCGCGGCACTTCGTTCTTCACGTAGGTGTGGTGCTGGTTGACGATGTGGTCCACCAACTCGCCCAACGGCGCGGTGCTCCAGTCGCGGGCAGTCTGCGGAGAGGCCGTATCCACGCCCTGCTCCAGGGCGCGCAGCACCTCGTCCACGGGACGCTTCGCGTCGCTGCAAGCTTCCTCCAGGGACTTGTGTCCTCCGCAGCAGTAGTCGATGCCCAGCTTTTCGAAGACGCGGGTGGCGTTGGGCACTTCGACGGCCAGCTCGCGGACGGTCTTGGCGACGGTGATCGGCATGGTTTCCTTCCTTTGGGATGTCTCGGGTTGCGCCGCCGCGCCCAGCAGGGCCCCCAGCTCGGCCAGAATCTTCTTGGCTTCCAGGTTCTCAGCCAGCAACTTCTCGACTGATCTCCGCGGCATCCGCAACTCCTGGGACCGAGGTTACAGGCCGCTTTCGGCAGCGACGATGACTTATGTCACAGGAGGGAGGCAGGAGGTAGCTCGTAGGCAGTCGGAGCCGGCGGCAATCAGGTTCCCACCACCTACCGCCTACTCTTCGCTCTGGATCTCCGCTTCCAGCTTCCTCAGGTCGGGGATGGTGATGTGCTTGCCGTCCATCTGGATGAGCCCTTCGGCCTGGAAGCGGCTGAGGTTGCGCGAGACCAGTTCGCGCACGGTGCCGATCTGCGAAGCCAGCTCCTGGTTGCTGGCTTCGATAGTGAACTCCGCCCTGCCCGAACGGTTGCCCGCCTCGCGCGCCATGCGCAAGAGCAGCGCCGCCAGCCGGTGCCGGATGGTGGTGAACGAGAGCTCCTCGATGATTCCCACCAGCCGCCGCAGACGCAGCCCCACCATGCGCAGCACCTTCAGCGCGACCTCGGGATGCTCCAGGCACAGGGCGCGGAAATCGCTGCGGCTGATGAACAGGATGGTCGCGTCGCTGGCCGCGCTCGCCGACGCCGGGTAGGTCCCGCCATCGAACACCGGCAGTTCTGCGATGGAATTGCCTGCGCGCTCGATGGTCAGCACCTGCTCGCGGCCCGCGCTCGAGGTTTTGAAGATGCGCACGTCGCCTGACTCGATCACGTACAGCCCGGCGCACGCGTCGCCTTCGCTGAAGATCAGCTCTCCCGCCCGGTAGCGCTTGCTGACCGCGCGGTCGGAGAGGAACCTCAGCTCCGCGTCGGAGAGATCGGTGAACAGTGGGACACGCCCCAGCACGCCGGCGCGCCCCGCCTTGGGTTCGGGCATGCGCGTATTGTAATCGGCAGGCAGAAGAAAAGGGCCTTGCACGCGGCCAAGGTCCTGCGTGGCTGGCTTGGCGCTGACTTGGTGGGGCATCGGGCTGTGGCGGGTGCTGAAGACGGACACTGTAGCTATTCGAGAGCGCAGCCTGAAGGGCTTGTGACAAAAGTCATCGCCAAGGGTCTGTCATTGGATTAAGAACATGGGCGTGCAAGAGGGAGTCGGGCATGTTCACTCCGCCCAAGCATATTTATCCGGCTTGCTTTCGTCCCTACATCACTTGCAAACCCAAGCGAACACCAAACCCGCCGCTCGGCCCTGCTGGCCTTGCCGCGGCCACACTCAGTGGAGGAAAAGTCTATGTTTACCCGCATGATGACCTGCACACTCAAGCCGGAGAAAAAAGAGGCATTCCTGGAAGCCGCCCGCCAACTGGCCGGCGCTTACAAGAACCAGGCCGGCTTCGTGGACCTTCTCACCCTCATCTCGGATGAGAACCCCAACCGCGCGATCGTGGTTGCTGTCTGGAGGACGAAGTCCGATTCTGCAGAATTCTACAAGGTTCGTACTCCGCTGCTCGATCTCAAGCCCTTCCTGGAGGAGGAACGCATCGAGCATTACTACCTGGAGACTTCGGGCGTGTTCAAGATCGCCAGTGGCAAGGCCGCCTGATGGTAATGGCGCTGTGATCTCTGGTTCCTGATCGCTGGTTTGCCGGCGGAACGGCTACCGCGGGCCGCACAGAGAAAACCAGGATTCAGGAACTTGAGATCCCCAACGCGAATACTCGGCTAACCTCCGATTCCAGGCCCTGCACCACGGCTTCGGACTTGGGCTATTGCGCCAGGATGGGCAAGGGACCGGCCAGCACCTTCGGCCGCTCGCTGTGCGACAGGTTCATCACCCGCCACAACCCGATGCCCCACCAGGCCAGCGCCGTCACTTCCAGGAAACCGGTCAGGCCCACCAGCGGGTAGGCGACGTTGGGGTAGAAGTCGGTGGCGATCTGCAGCAGCACCCGCCCGCTGTTGCCCACCGTCAGCAGCAGGAACGGTCCCCAGAGGTTCGACAACCGGCTGGCGTTCACCCCCGCCAGGATGGGCACCACCCGCGCCGCCACTCCCATGATCATCATGCTGATGAAGCCCACCGTGAAAGCGTGCCGGTGCGCGCCCATGTAGGCATGCGCGAAGCCCTGGTGGGTCGCGATCCCGTAAACCAGGAAGAACGGCATCATGGCGTTGGCGATGATCAACCACACGTACGCGCCGCGGATGAACTTGAAGGTGCGGTCCGGCTGTGTCGGCTTGCTGAACACGCCCAATTGAATGGCCAGCAGCACCGCCCACACCGGCATCAGCAGGTAGGCGATCTCTAGCCCGAGCGCCCAGGCCAGGTTCCCCGTGGTCAGCACCGCGACATAGCTGATGACATTCAGCACCAGCGTCAGGTTCATGAGCGCGAAGATCAGCCCCTGACGGTCCTTCTTGGGCCCCTTCAGCCCATACACCAGCGGCACGAAGCGCTGGCTCACGCCGGCGATGATCAGCGCGGTGAAGCCCAGCAACTGGATGTCGCGCAGCGGCCCATCGATCAGCGCGATCCGCCGGATCAATTGCTGCTGTCCGATCGCCGTCGCCTTGGCGAAGAAGAAGAAATCACTCAGCAATGCCTGGACGAAGAACCAGAAGAACGAGGCGGCGATGAAGCGCTCGTAGGGATTGCGCGGCCCCACCGACTTCGTTGCGGTCTTGTAGAGCACAGTCAGGAACAAGACGATCGAGATCAGCTCCACCACCCCGGAGAAGAAGCCCAGCGCCAGCCCCGGCCCGGTCTGGATCAGCAGCTCGGCCGACATCCGCGCAATGATCCCGGTCACCATCAGGTAGAAGGAAAGGTTCGCCAAGTCTGGCCGCCACAGCGTGGTGTTCTTGAAGCGGGGAAAGCTCTGCAACGCAAAGCCCATCACGAACAGTCCGACCCAGCCGAAGATCATGGCGTGCGCGTGGGCGTGGATGGACTGCACCAGGTGCAGTTGCAGGAAGCTCTTGCCGATGGCGATCTGCGCCAGGTTGACCGCGCCCCACAGCGCCCCCACCGTCAGCACGATGAAGATGCCCGCCTTGAAGAAGCGGCGATAGATGTAGTCCTCGAGGCTCTCGCGGTACACCACGCGCTCCTGCGGCCGCGCCGCCTCGACATTCAATTCCTCCAGCAGGCCTTTCAATTCGACCTGGTGTACGGCAGCGAAGAATGACAGTGGCTCGCTGGGCCCGTGCGCTCCGCCGCATCCGTGCAGTCCGTGACGGTCGAAGATGCGCCGCGCCCCCGGTACCGCCTGCACAACCTCGGCAACGCTGGTGTTCTCGGTGATGACCATGACTTCCTCCGCTACGGTTCAGCCTAGGGCGCACCAGCGCCTCCGGGTATGACTTCGGTCACACCTGCCCCAGAATGTGTGGCGCGGTCGCCCTTGGCCGCGTAGTTCGCGTAGCGAGCGCAAGAAGTTGCGTTCTGTGACATTGGTCATAGGCCATCCTCTTTATCAGTGTTCGAATGTTGGTCATGCAACCGGCGGGACAGCTCGACTTCAACCAGAAGCCTTACATCGTCATCTGGGAGACCACCCAGGCTTGCGACCTGGCCTGTGTCCACTGCCGGGCCTGCGCGCAGCCGGCACGCAACCCGTTCGAGCTGAGCACCGCCGAAGCCAAGGCGCTCATCGACCAGATCGCGGAGATGCATGTCCCGGTGTTCGTGCTCACCGGCGGCGACCCGCTGAAGCGTCCCGACATCTACGAGCTGGTCGAGTACGCCAGCGGGCGTGGCGTGCACACCTCCATGACCCCCAGCGCCACCCCGCTGCTGACCCGCGAGGCCATTGCCGCCCTCAAGCAGCGCGGCCTGGCTCGCCTGGCCGTCAGCCTCGACGGCTCCACCGCCGAGATCCACGACGCCTTCCGCCGTGTTCCCGGCTCCTACCGGTGCACGCTCGACGCCATCCGCTGGGCCCGCGAGCTGGGTCTTCCGGTGCAGATCAATACCACCATCACCCGCCGCAACCTCGACGACCTCGACGCCATGGTGCGCCTGCTTGAAACCCTGGACATCGTCCTGTGGAGCGTCTTCTTCCTGGTGCCCACCGGGCGCGGGCAGGCCAACGACCTGGTCAGCGCCGAAGAGTTCGAGATGATCTTCGAGAAGCTCTACCGGACGGCGGGGCGGGTACCATTCGACATCAAGACCACCGAGGCGCAGCACTATCGCCGCTTCCTGCTACAGCGCCGGACCGAGGAGCGCCAGAACGGAGTCGCTTCGGCCCGCACTTCCATTCCCGCAGCGCAAGCATTTCCCGCCGCCCTGGGTGGCGACGGCATCGCGCGCGCGCCCCGCGGCTTGAACGACGCCAAGGGCTTCGTCTTCATCTCCCACGTCGGCGAGGTCTTTCCCAGCGGCTTCCTGCCCCAGTCCGCCGGCAACGTGCGCCAGCAGAAGCTGGCCGAGCTCTACCGTGAGTCGCCGCTGTTCCGCAGGTTGCGCGATACCACGCAACTGAAAGGGAAGTGCGGCGTCTGCGAGTTCAAGGAGATCTGCGGAGGGTCGCGTGCGCGTGCTTACGCCCTGACCGGCGACGTGCTGGCGGAAGAGCCCTGCTGCGTCTATCAGCCCAGGATGATCCGAGAGGAATCGCTGGCCGGCGCCGATTGACGGGTCATTGGCCGGCGGTCGGGGGTTGTAGGGCGGGCGGGCTCTCCGGACTCTTCACCTCGTGCCGCGACTGCGCGAACGCGTTCTCCACCATCTTGTCGATGCGGCTCAGCAGGCCGGGCTCGGTCTGCGGGTAAAGCAGTTCGGCCACACCGTAATCCCATTTCTGCCCGGAAACGACAGTCGCTTGGCGGAGCAGCGAGGCCGGGGCGCGCGACAGGAAGTAGAAGAGCCAGATGGCGACCGCCCAGTCCGCCGCCGACATCAGGATCAGGTTGAAAGCGGTGTCGCCGATGTACCCGGTCACCATCCGGGTCGCGATCGTCACCAGGTCGGCCGACGCCAGCGTGCCGAACCCCAGCGCCACCCCGAACAGGTAATGACGCCGGGTGATCCCCAGATACGAGCAGAACCACAGCAGGAAGAACAGCAATCCGCACTGCACCAGCCGGATGCTGCGCTCCGCCCACAGCACCGCCACCACCACCGGCGTTTCCTGCGGCGAAGCGCTTACCGCGAACAGCACCGCCACCAGCAGCAGCAGGCTTCCGATCCAGCGCAGCAATACCCGGGCGAAGTCCCGCAGGTAGGGATACGGACGGAACAGCTGCCCGAAGATCTCATAGATGATGGCGAACTCCAGCGCCGTCGTCACCGTCTGGAACGACCAGTAGGCGTAGAAGTAGGCCCGATAGTTGAAGCTCAGCACGAACAGCAACAGGTTGGTTGCGGTCTGGAAGATCAGGTACTTGAAGAAGAAGGGGAATTCCTTGTCCAGCTTGCGCCGGCGCAGCACGACCGCCACGCCCAATTGCAGCAAGGGTGCTGCGAGCCACAGGACGTAATAGAGCCCCGTTAACACTCGGCTGGAGGGCATAAACGGGCTGCTGAGTAGCGGACATGATAGTCCTCTACCCCGCAGCCCTCAAGTTACTTGTGTACTCTTGGTCGCTTTCTCCCGAGATGTTCAACTTCTAGGGCCGGATCGAGCAACTCGGGACCGCCGGGTTGCACGTGGGCATGGGCGCCGAAAGCTGGGCTTTCGGCGGGCATGCCGTGGCGCCTTTGAAACTGGCTGCCGAGTAGGTGGCGACCAGACAGAGGCTGAACGCGAAGATACGTAGTGCTAGCTTCATGGGTTTCTCCTGAGTGCGTGGCGCGCACTGGGAGAGAGTATGGGGCGGCGCCCGGGGCGCTTCAGCCTCGGAAACACGCCGCCCTGTTTACTATCCTGATTCCCCCGGAAATGGGTTGACACCAGGGCAGGCGGCGTGTCTTGGTTACCAGCAGCCATGTCCCCCCGGCATCTGGCCGGCCACCGATGGACGGGTGCAGTATGTACGACGGTCCGAAGCGGTCGCCCGCATCCGGCCTAATCCCCTCCGTAAAGGAACGCCCGTGCCAGACCTACCGGCCCTTCTGCAGCGTCTTTGTTCCAGCCTCTCCCAGATCGAGCACGAACTCAAACAATTGGCCCGGCAGCAGGGCGGCCGGCCCGTCGAGGTCTCCGACCGGCGCCTTCTAGCCGAGGCCCACGGCGCCGTGGATCGCGTCCGTCATCTGCTCTGGCCTTACGTGGAAGCCACCGCCCAACGTGCCACCGGCATCGACCAGGCTCTCCAGAAGTACCGCATGGAACGCGTGACCGCCATGCTCCACGATCTCAGCGACCGGGTAGGCGAGCCGCAGCTGGCTGCGGTCCCCGAGGCCCAGAGCTTCTTCTCCGACATCCAGAAGATCGCTACCACCGCGGTCGAGAAGCACCTGGAGCGCACTGCCCGGACGCCTTCTCCTGAGGCCGAGACCGTCCTCAACTAGAGGTTTCTAGGCAATGCCGCGCTGAGGGCTATGCGCTATGGACTATGCGCTATGAACTCTGTGCTGCCTACCGCCAACTTGCCAGCGCGACGATGAAGATCGCCCCGAAGACGATCGCCGAGATCAGCTCCCGCACCCCCAACCGGTG includes:
- a CDS encoding Crp/Fnr family transcriptional regulator; this translates as MPEPKAGRAGVLGRVPLFTDLSDAELRFLSDRAVSKRYRAGELIFSEGDACAGLYVIESGDVRIFKTSSAGREQVLTIERAGNSIAELPVFDGGTYPASASAASDATILFISRSDFRALCLEHPEVALKVLRMVGLRLRRLVGIIEELSFTTIRHRLAALLLRMAREAGNRSGRAEFTIEASNQELASQIGTVRELVSRNLSRFQAEGLIQMDGKHITIPDLRKLEAEIQSEE
- a CDS encoding NnrS family protein, encoding MVITENTSVAEVVQAVPGARRIFDRHGLHGCGGAHGPSEPLSFFAAVHQVELKGLLEELNVEAARPQERVVYRESLEDYIYRRFFKAGIFIVLTVGALWGAVNLAQIAIGKSFLQLHLVQSIHAHAHAMIFGWVGLFVMGFALQSFPRFKNTTLWRPDLANLSFYLMVTGIIARMSAELLIQTGPGLALGFFSGVVELISIVLFLTVLYKTATKSVGPRNPYERFIAASFFWFFVQALLSDFFFFAKATAIGQQQLIRRIALIDGPLRDIQLLGFTALIIAGVSQRFVPLVYGLKGPKKDRQGLIFALMNLTLVLNVISYVAVLTTGNLAWALGLEIAYLLMPVWAVLLAIQLGVFSKPTQPDRTFKFIRGAYVWLIIANAMMPFFLVYGIATHQGFAHAYMGAHRHAFTVGFISMMIMGVAARVVPILAGVNASRLSNLWGPFLLLTVGNSGRVLLQIATDFYPNVAYPLVGLTGFLEVTALAWWGIGLWRVMNLSHSERPKVLAGPLPILAQ
- a CDS encoding TIGR04053 family radical SAM/SPASM domain-containing protein — protein: MLVMQPAGQLDFNQKPYIVIWETTQACDLACVHCRACAQPARNPFELSTAEAKALIDQIAEMHVPVFVLTGGDPLKRPDIYELVEYASGRGVHTSMTPSATPLLTREAIAALKQRGLARLAVSLDGSTAEIHDAFRRVPGSYRCTLDAIRWARELGLPVQINTTITRRNLDDLDAMVRLLETLDIVLWSVFFLVPTGRGQANDLVSAEEFEMIFEKLYRTAGRVPFDIKTTEAQHYRRFLLQRRTEERQNGVASARTSIPAAQAFPAALGGDGIARAPRGLNDAKGFVFISHVGEVFPSGFLPQSAGNVRQQKLAELYRESPLFRRLRDTTQLKGKCGVCEFKEICGGSRARAYALTGDVLAEEPCCVYQPRMIREESLAGAD
- a CDS encoding antibiotic biosynthesis monooxygenase family protein, which translates into the protein MFTRMMTCTLKPEKKEAFLEAARQLAGAYKNQAGFVDLLTLISDENPNRAIVVAVWRTKSDSAEFYKVRTPLLDLKPFLEEERIEHYYLETSGVFKIASGKAA
- a CDS encoding DUF542 domain-containing protein; this translates as MPRRSVEKLLAENLEAKKILAELGALLGAAAQPETSQRKETMPITVAKTVRELAVEVPNATRVFEKLGIDYCCGGHKSLEEACSDAKRPVDEVLRALEQGVDTASPQTARDWSTAPLGELVDHIVNQHHTYVKNEVPRLQALIAKVVGVHAKNHPELEQVQVAFSELANELAAHLMKEEQILFPYVKQMSAGKGCGPSCFGTVQNPIRVMMMEHDG